In Akkermansia muciniphila, one DNA window encodes the following:
- a CDS encoding efflux RND transporter permease subunit, producing the protein MSSFFIKHPTIAIVISIVMILLGGLSLMGLPIEQYPNIVPPTIKMQATYPGANAETVANSVASPIEQSISGVVGMDYMTSTNANNGICSLSIVFEVGTDPNMDQTLAYMRYGQATAQIPAEVSQMGITITQSTGSPLAVVNLYSPDDSLNAIFLSNYAYVSLVDPVKRVPGVGDVQVFGAGRYAMRIWLDTTKMAAQNISVGEVQSAIQAQNTVIPGGQIGAEPAPPGTEFTYSIQTKGRLQTAEEFGNIIIRAEGNKLLYLKDIAKVELGSQTYNVSSKYNGRDSGAIAVYAAPGSNAINTVDALVKLFEDRSRSFPAGMEYNLTLDTTLAVRASIEEIEHTLVEALLLVVLVVFVFLQGWRATLIPAIAVPVSIIATFALFPLLGFTLNTICLMGMVLAIGLVVDDAIVVVEAVESHMERGLTPRQAAFAAMEEVSGPVIAIALVLAAVFLPSLLLPGITGTLFQQFAVTIAISMLISAFNALTLSPALSAILLKPKDPSKGGPLKFFYRIFNRGYDATASGYTKVCHFLTRKLIISIPLLALIAYAIVPVAKKIPNGFLPDEDQGYLFAALIMPEARSLQLTTAAADKVSELIRQNPNVKDVIAISGFSLLTGVQSTNNAFFFVMLKPWEERPNPDQSALAVTAQLNALLTTKISEGVTMCFQPPAIAGVGSANGVTFMLEDRDGKGTEYLAEQTDIFVKEANKLPIFDPNNNGGVRSVMSFAVEQKDVRLDEEKCATLGVSISEANSLLQAYMGSLFINYITLYGQQWQVYIQAQGSDRTGTDMLKNFYVKNNTGSSVPLSTLVKITDITGPEFLLRQNLYNSSKLMVTPARGYSNSQAMEALEKTFEASMPSDMGYSYADMSYQEEKIQNGIGIVQIFLLSSVFVFLILAALYERWSLPLSIFMTVPIAALGAFLGLYWFGYELNLYAQIGLVMLIGLAAKNAILIVEFAVIEMERGKTLMEATLSAARIRLRPILMTSFAFILGCVPLALASGSGAYSRNIIGIVVIAGMTMATVVGIFLIPCSFYFIMKLFRVRVARKTVETEDPDEIIARKHLFHEAHESLKG; encoded by the coding sequence ACCAGACGCTGGCCTACATGCGCTACGGGCAGGCCACCGCCCAGATTCCCGCGGAAGTCTCTCAGATGGGCATCACCATCACGCAGTCCACGGGCAGCCCGCTGGCCGTGGTCAACCTGTATTCTCCGGACGACAGCCTGAACGCCATCTTCCTGAGCAACTACGCCTACGTGAGCCTGGTGGACCCCGTGAAACGCGTTCCCGGCGTGGGCGACGTGCAGGTGTTCGGCGCGGGCCGCTACGCCATGCGCATCTGGCTGGACACCACCAAAATGGCCGCCCAGAACATCTCCGTGGGAGAAGTCCAGTCCGCCATCCAGGCGCAGAACACCGTGATTCCCGGCGGCCAGATCGGCGCGGAGCCGGCCCCTCCCGGAACGGAATTCACCTACAGCATCCAGACCAAGGGGCGCCTTCAGACGGCTGAGGAATTCGGCAACATCATCATCCGTGCGGAGGGGAACAAGCTCCTTTACCTGAAAGACATCGCCAAGGTGGAGCTGGGCTCCCAGACTTACAACGTATCCAGCAAATACAACGGCAGGGATTCCGGCGCCATCGCCGTGTATGCCGCTCCCGGCTCCAACGCCATCAACACGGTGGACGCTCTGGTCAAGCTTTTTGAGGACCGCTCCCGCAGCTTCCCCGCCGGAATGGAGTACAACCTGACGCTGGACACCACGCTGGCCGTGCGCGCCTCCATTGAGGAAATCGAGCACACGCTGGTGGAAGCCCTCCTGCTGGTGGTTCTGGTGGTGTTCGTCTTCCTGCAAGGCTGGCGCGCCACGCTGATTCCGGCCATCGCCGTTCCGGTTTCCATCATCGCCACCTTCGCGCTGTTCCCTCTTCTGGGCTTCACGTTGAACACCATCTGCCTCATGGGCATGGTGCTGGCCATCGGCCTGGTGGTGGATGACGCCATCGTGGTGGTGGAAGCCGTGGAATCCCACATGGAGCGCGGCCTTACGCCCCGCCAGGCGGCCTTCGCCGCCATGGAGGAAGTATCCGGGCCCGTCATCGCCATCGCCCTGGTGCTGGCGGCGGTGTTCCTGCCCTCCCTGCTGCTGCCGGGCATTACGGGCACGCTGTTCCAGCAGTTTGCCGTGACCATCGCCATTTCCATGCTCATTTCCGCGTTCAACGCGCTGACGCTCTCCCCGGCTCTGTCCGCCATTCTGCTCAAACCCAAGGACCCGTCCAAGGGAGGCCCGCTGAAATTCTTCTACCGCATTTTCAACCGCGGTTATGACGCCACGGCCAGCGGCTACACCAAAGTGTGCCACTTCCTGACCCGCAAGCTCATCATCTCCATTCCGCTGCTGGCCCTGATCGCCTACGCGATTGTCCCCGTAGCCAAGAAAATCCCCAATGGCTTCCTGCCGGATGAAGACCAGGGCTACCTGTTCGCGGCCCTGATTATGCCGGAGGCCCGCTCCCTCCAGCTGACCACGGCCGCCGCGGACAAGGTCTCCGAACTCATCCGCCAGAATCCGAACGTGAAAGACGTGATTGCCATTTCCGGCTTCAGCCTGCTGACGGGCGTGCAGAGCACGAACAACGCTTTCTTCTTCGTCATGCTCAAGCCCTGGGAGGAACGCCCTAATCCGGACCAGAGCGCCCTGGCGGTCACCGCCCAGCTGAACGCCCTGCTGACCACGAAAATTTCCGAAGGGGTCACCATGTGCTTCCAGCCTCCGGCCATTGCGGGGGTAGGTTCCGCCAACGGCGTCACCTTCATGCTGGAAGACCGCGACGGCAAGGGCACGGAATACCTGGCGGAACAGACGGACATCTTTGTGAAGGAAGCGAACAAGCTTCCGATATTCGACCCGAACAACAACGGCGGCGTGCGCAGCGTGATGTCCTTCGCCGTGGAACAGAAGGATGTGCGGCTGGATGAAGAAAAATGCGCCACACTGGGCGTCAGCATCAGTGAAGCCAACAGCCTGCTCCAGGCCTACATGGGGTCCCTGTTCATCAACTACATCACCCTTTACGGCCAGCAGTGGCAGGTGTACATCCAGGCTCAGGGCAGCGACCGCACGGGAACGGACATGCTCAAGAACTTCTACGTGAAGAATAACACGGGCAGTTCCGTCCCCCTCTCCACCCTCGTGAAAATCACGGATATCACGGGGCCGGAATTCCTGCTGCGCCAGAACCTGTATAATTCCTCCAAACTCATGGTCACGCCCGCCCGGGGCTACTCCAACTCCCAGGCCATGGAGGCGCTGGAAAAAACCTTTGAAGCCAGCATGCCTTCCGACATGGGCTACAGCTACGCGGACATGAGCTATCAGGAAGAAAAAATCCAGAACGGCATCGGCATCGTGCAGATTTTCCTGCTCTCCTCCGTCTTCGTTTTCCTGATCCTGGCGGCCCTGTATGAACGGTGGTCCCTGCCCCTCAGCATTTTCATGACGGTGCCCATCGCGGCCCTCGGCGCGTTCCTGGGCCTGTACTGGTTCGGTTATGAATTGAACCTGTACGCGCAAATCGGCCTGGTGATGCTCATCGGCCTGGCGGCCAAGAATGCCATTCTGATCGTGGAATTCGCCGTCATTGAAATGGAACGCGGCAAAACGCTGATGGAAGCCACGCTTTCCGCCGCCAGAATCCGCCTGCGCCCCATCCTGATGACTTCCTTCGCTTTCATTCTGGGCTGCGTCCCGCTGGCGCTGGCCTCCGGTTCCGGCGCTTATTCCCGCAATATCATCGGAATCGTGGTCATTGCCGGGATGACAATGGCGACGGTCGTGGGCATTTTCCTGATTCCGTGCTCCTTCTATTTCATCATGAAACTCTTCCGCGTCCGCGTCGCCCGTAAGACGGTGGAAACGGAAGACCCGGATGAAATCATCGCCCGCAAGCATCTGTTCCACGAAGCCCATGAATCATTAAAAGGGTAA
- a CDS encoding efflux transporter outer membrane subunit yields the protein MRRNPYITRAILLGTAFAASSCMMGPDFKPVDMPMPAAFRGAPAATESIADLPWWKVFKNKDLQDLLTDTYNNNRDLKAAMARVEKARQYITITEAPLFPWADYSGSVSKGSNYTGGGIVQTTGNTLTPGAIDAGISWELDIWGKTRRMTEAARADYLASEEGQRALMLSLLRQVADSYLQLLQLDEQLAIVQKSVESYSESLRLFDEQLEGQVGDRLQVASAKAALASSQAQIPAIQVQIANLENAVSVLAGRAPGHIRRSGSTRDIAYNVKVPAGIPAYILSRRPDVRQSEYKLRAANAEVGVAIANYFPTISLTAAGGLASADLRHVQGRRGGWGLGTNLTGPLFQAGKLTASEKAAKAEFLAASNDYEQTVLNALAEVSSTLIQRDKLRSITATQSEAVEAYHTAVKLSFERYRTGLSNYIEVLYAQQNLYPAQIQLSQYYYQHASTLVSLYTALGGGWNMSHKAIMDGPSGR from the coding sequence ATGCGAAGAAACCCATACATCACACGCGCCATCCTTCTGGGAACGGCTTTTGCCGCTTCCTCCTGCATGATGGGCCCCGACTTCAAACCGGTGGACATGCCCATGCCCGCGGCATTCAGGGGAGCCCCCGCGGCGACGGAATCCATTGCGGACCTGCCCTGGTGGAAAGTCTTCAAAAACAAGGACCTTCAGGACCTCCTGACGGACACCTACAACAATAACCGCGACTTGAAAGCCGCCATGGCGCGCGTGGAAAAGGCACGCCAGTACATCACCATTACGGAGGCCCCGCTCTTCCCGTGGGCGGATTATTCCGGCTCCGTCAGCAAAGGCTCCAACTATACCGGAGGCGGCATCGTCCAGACTACCGGAAACACACTGACGCCAGGGGCGATTGACGCCGGCATTTCCTGGGAACTGGATATCTGGGGCAAAACGCGCCGGATGACGGAAGCTGCCCGCGCAGACTACCTGGCTTCCGAAGAAGGACAGCGCGCGCTTATGCTTTCCCTGCTCCGCCAGGTGGCGGACTCCTACCTCCAGCTCCTCCAGCTGGACGAACAGCTTGCCATCGTGCAGAAATCCGTGGAATCCTATTCCGAAAGCCTGCGCCTGTTTGACGAACAGCTCGAAGGCCAGGTGGGCGACAGGCTCCAGGTGGCTTCCGCCAAGGCGGCCCTGGCTTCCTCCCAGGCCCAGATTCCCGCCATTCAGGTGCAAATCGCCAATTTGGAAAACGCGGTCTCCGTCCTGGCCGGACGCGCTCCCGGCCATATCCGCCGTTCCGGCAGCACCCGGGACATCGCCTATAACGTTAAGGTTCCCGCCGGCATTCCGGCCTACATCCTTTCCAGAAGGCCCGACGTCCGCCAGAGCGAATACAAGCTGCGCGCCGCCAATGCCGAGGTGGGCGTAGCCATTGCCAACTACTTCCCGACCATCTCCCTGACGGCGGCGGGCGGTCTCGCCTCCGCAGACCTGCGCCACGTGCAGGGACGCCGCGGCGGCTGGGGCCTGGGAACCAATCTGACCGGCCCCCTCTTCCAGGCGGGCAAGCTGACGGCCTCCGAAAAAGCGGCCAAGGCGGAATTCCTGGCGGCCAGCAACGACTATGAGCAAACGGTTCTCAACGCCCTGGCGGAAGTCTCCAGCACGCTCATCCAGAGGGACAAGCTGCGGAGCATCACCGCCACCCAGTCCGAGGCCGTGGAAGCCTACCACACGGCGGTAAAACTCTCCTTTGAGCGCTACCGCACAGGCCTTTCCAACTACATTGAAGTCCTGTACGCCCAGCAGAACCTCTACCCCGCGCAGATTCAGCTTTCCCAGTACTATTACCAGCACGCCAGCACGCTGGTTTCCCTGTACACGGCCCTGGGCGGCGGCTGGAACATGAGCCACAAGGCTATCATGGATGGCCCTTCCGGGCGATAA
- a CDS encoding PEP-CTERM sorting domain-containing protein, whose translation MKTKYLALLIAAIGGSLSFGASIDGLDAAYSKATTVYNGTSGDTLSVSSPTTISLNNAYSWTMAFTISGLGATSNSDVGLLFTYNTGSYKNLEGLGFQLTESGNLTLCAGGFAYGGNPAASSPWKTQTFSGYSASTPLTLFYTFNRGNVSISAMLGDDTSTLTTLGDLSSSAAFSNQNMTQINFSAKDTTGNTWSVPNGITGEYTLNNFDLYTAVLTEEQMKAYALSAVPEPAAASLGLLGLGILLMRRRRA comes from the coding sequence ATGAAGACTAAATATCTTGCTCTCCTGATCGCCGCCATAGGAGGCAGCCTGTCCTTCGGGGCTTCCATCGACGGTCTGGACGCGGCTTATTCAAAAGCAACCACCGTTTATAACGGAACCTCCGGCGATACACTGTCTGTGTCATCCCCCACAACTATTAGCTTAAACAACGCATACAGCTGGACGATGGCATTCACCATTTCCGGGCTGGGAGCCACTTCAAATTCAGATGTAGGGTTGCTGTTTACCTACAACACCGGCTCTTACAAAAATCTGGAAGGTCTGGGATTTCAGCTTACGGAGTCCGGCAATCTCACTCTTTGCGCCGGAGGTTTTGCTTATGGCGGAAATCCAGCTGCCTCCTCCCCCTGGAAAACGCAAACGTTTTCCGGTTATTCCGCCAGCACCCCCCTGACCCTGTTTTACACATTCAACAGGGGAAATGTTTCCATCTCCGCCATGCTGGGGGACGACACGTCCACACTGACCACGCTGGGAGACCTCAGCAGCTCAGCCGCTTTCAGCAACCAGAACATGACTCAGATCAATTTCTCCGCCAAAGACACCACCGGAAACACATGGTCCGTCCCGAATGGAATCACGGGGGAATATACCCTGAACAATTTTGATCTGTACACGGCGGTTTTGACAGAAGAGCAGATGAAGGCATACGCCCTGAGCGCCGTTCCGGAACCGGCTGCGGCCTCTCTCGGCCTGCTGGGCCTGGGCATCCTGCTGATGCGCCGCCGCAGGGCTTAA
- a CDS encoding PTS sugar transporter subunit IIA codes for MRNQKLSEDPVADNLQIHVRTFQPSTTQAQALEALTDSMSEVLDDRQLRHIRNAVLLREETQTTYLDHGLAVPHGRTSALDSMQVTVGISPEGVLWPDDSRSAHLIVMLGVPASMVTGYLTTMQKLLRWHKNAPLGPNGEWTGDEAGLLASLQQALQ; via the coding sequence ATGAGAAACCAAAAGCTTTCTGAAGACCCGGTGGCAGACAATCTTCAAATTCACGTACGCACGTTCCAGCCCTCAACCACTCAGGCACAGGCTCTGGAAGCCCTGACGGATTCCATGTCGGAAGTCCTTGACGACCGACAGCTAAGGCACATCAGGAATGCGGTTCTTCTGCGCGAGGAAACGCAGACCACTTATCTGGACCACGGCCTGGCCGTCCCTCACGGACGCACCAGCGCGCTGGATTCCATGCAGGTCACCGTAGGCATCAGCCCTGAGGGCGTCCTCTGGCCGGACGATTCCCGCAGCGCGCACCTCATTGTGATGCTGGGCGTTCCCGCCTCCATGGTGACCGGCTACCTGACCACCATGCAGAAATTGTTGCGGTGGCATAAAAACGCCCCCCTGGGCCCCAACGGGGAATGGACGGGAGATGAAGCCGGCCTCCTGGCGTCCCTTCAACAAGCCCTGCAATGA
- a CDS encoding chloride channel protein, with the protein MTDKKNQPAEKTHLSWSWLRMALSLREKVKLGDKQVIFIWAVVVGALGALMALVFEMGVELVQDVLTGRTSYRQIQVFQEMAGQDPAWCIFVPAAGGLLAGLTLLFTHRFVPAKATEYMEAVALGNGYVPPKPSLLRSLSAVFSVGSGASIGREGPLVQAAAVAGSALGRFFHLSAPRLRLVVACAAASGMSSAFHTPLAGGLFVSEIVLGALTIDFLAPLLVASCAGYFTMGLFHEPAPIYQLQQEVSLAGNQHVLWCVLLGALASLVASFWLLILKKSRQYLNGKRQWLPVRLTAAGVLVGVIAIFYPEIVGNGKNIITSLINYEFDAARAAVLLFLKIFTVAIVFGVGTVGGALTPSLTIGSVCGFLFSAALTQLGVPGDHAIAYSLVGMAAFFTTAANAPITSLVLVVEFTMAGQMMFPLIIGVLVSYGMARLTRAQSMYHDSLAFGPRSTFDKPLAQVQLQDVARKNPPVVHPLDKFGTIAAMLIKNPAQPIFVTSPAGKYLGSVVAEDVAAFARNKELAQAVLAMDVLRSDMPTLPADMHLPEALGIFSRPHCAESLALVNPNNDLLLGVVNKTDLYLVLSEIMRREKLQ; encoded by the coding sequence ATGACGGACAAGAAAAACCAGCCTGCGGAGAAGACGCATCTTTCCTGGTCATGGCTGCGCATGGCGCTGAGCCTGCGTGAAAAAGTCAAGCTGGGAGACAAGCAGGTCATCTTCATCTGGGCGGTCGTCGTCGGCGCGCTGGGCGCCCTGATGGCCCTTGTCTTTGAAATGGGCGTGGAACTGGTGCAGGACGTCCTGACGGGGCGGACCAGCTACAGGCAAATTCAGGTCTTTCAGGAAATGGCCGGCCAGGACCCGGCCTGGTGCATCTTCGTCCCGGCGGCGGGCGGCCTTTTAGCGGGTCTTACGCTCCTTTTCACCCACCGTTTTGTGCCGGCCAAGGCAACGGAATACATGGAAGCCGTGGCGCTGGGCAACGGATACGTGCCTCCCAAGCCCAGCCTTCTGCGTTCCCTGTCCGCTGTTTTCTCCGTAGGTTCCGGCGCCTCCATCGGCCGTGAAGGCCCGCTGGTGCAGGCTGCCGCCGTAGCGGGTTCCGCCCTGGGGCGTTTCTTTCACCTCTCCGCGCCCCGCCTGCGCCTGGTGGTGGCCTGCGCCGCCGCCTCCGGCATGTCCTCCGCCTTCCATACGCCCCTGGCGGGCGGCCTGTTCGTAAGTGAAATCGTTCTGGGCGCGCTGACCATTGATTTTCTGGCTCCCCTGCTCGTGGCCAGCTGCGCGGGCTATTTCACCATGGGCCTGTTCCATGAACCCGCCCCCATCTACCAGCTCCAGCAGGAAGTCTCCCTGGCGGGCAACCAGCATGTGCTCTGGTGCGTGCTGCTGGGAGCCCTGGCCTCGCTGGTCGCCAGTTTCTGGCTCCTCATCCTCAAAAAATCGCGCCAATACCTGAACGGCAAGCGCCAGTGGCTGCCCGTGCGCCTGACGGCGGCGGGCGTGCTGGTGGGCGTCATCGCCATCTTTTACCCGGAAATCGTAGGGAACGGCAAAAATATCATCACTTCCCTCATTAATTATGAATTTGACGCCGCGAGAGCCGCTGTCCTGCTGTTCCTGAAAATATTCACCGTCGCCATCGTTTTCGGCGTGGGAACCGTGGGGGGCGCCCTGACGCCCAGCCTGACTATCGGGAGCGTCTGCGGCTTCCTGTTCAGCGCGGCTCTTACCCAGCTGGGCGTGCCCGGTGACCATGCCATCGCCTATTCCCTGGTGGGCATGGCCGCCTTTTTCACGACAGCCGCCAATGCCCCGATCACCTCTCTGGTGCTGGTGGTGGAATTCACCATGGCCGGGCAGATGATGTTCCCCCTCATTATCGGCGTGCTGGTTTCCTACGGAATGGCCAGGCTCACCAGGGCCCAGTCCATGTACCATGATTCCCTGGCCTTCGGCCCCAGAAGCACCTTTGACAAACCCCTGGCCCAGGTGCAGCTTCAGGATGTAGCGCGCAAGAACCCGCCCGTGGTGCATCCCCTGGACAAATTCGGCACCATTGCCGCCATGCTCATCAAAAATCCGGCCCAGCCCATCTTCGTCACATCCCCGGCCGGCAAATACCTGGGCAGCGTGGTGGCGGAAGACGTGGCGGCCTTTGCCCGCAACAAGGAGCTGGCCCAGGCCGTACTGGCCATGGATGTGCTGCGCAGCGACATGCCTACGCTTCCTGCGGACATGCACCTTCCGGAAGCGCTGGGCATTTTCTCCCGCCCCCACTGCGCGGAATCCCTGGCCCTCGTGAACCCGAACAACGACCTTCTGCTGGGCGTGGTCAACAAGACGGACCTCTATCTGGTGCTCTCCGAGATCATGCGCAGGGAAAAGCTGCAATAA
- a CDS encoding transposase, giving the protein MSRTLRIEYPGAVYHVQSEGNRGDAIYLDDEDREIFLRTFQEASRRSGWTVYAYALMANHYHILFQTARANLVDGMKWLQTAYTQRFNARHRMRGHLFAGRYHAMVVEADNAHYFSTIIDYIHLNPARSGLARRHTFLSGCKWTSLPAWLDSPAKRPKWIHPERGLVCFGCDDTEDGRQKYLNHLMGRFEAERMDERSLLPAGHVGPGTVQRGWCYGSSAFRARLVGELPRLARRKPVTTGMRASEIGEYQAEIIVKNGLKAFGLSEEELLATPYSHPSKLIIALAVRQSTLVPYAWISNRLHMGIPKSMGTLLHRAKKMAETDLKTRAWIERLSS; this is encoded by the coding sequence ATGAGCCGTACCCTGAGAATAGAATACCCCGGAGCAGTCTATCACGTGCAGAGCGAGGGCAACCGCGGAGACGCCATTTACCTGGATGACGAAGACAGGGAAATTTTTCTGCGGACTTTTCAGGAGGCGTCCCGCAGAAGCGGATGGACCGTGTACGCCTACGCCCTGATGGCCAATCACTACCACATTCTTTTCCAAACCGCGCGCGCCAATCTGGTGGATGGCATGAAATGGCTCCAGACCGCTTATACCCAGCGTTTTAACGCGCGCCACCGAATGCGTGGGCATCTGTTCGCGGGCAGATACCACGCCATGGTGGTGGAAGCGGATAACGCTCACTATTTTTCAACCATCATTGACTACATCCACCTGAACCCGGCCCGGTCCGGCCTGGCGCGCCGCCACACGTTCCTTTCCGGCTGCAAATGGACGAGCCTGCCCGCATGGCTGGACTCTCCCGCCAAAAGGCCCAAATGGATTCATCCGGAACGCGGCCTCGTCTGCTTCGGCTGCGACGACACGGAAGACGGCCGCCAAAAGTACCTCAACCATCTGATGGGCCGTTTTGAAGCGGAACGCATGGATGAACGCTCCCTGCTGCCCGCCGGCCATGTAGGCCCCGGCACCGTCCAGCGGGGCTGGTGCTACGGCTCCAGCGCCTTCCGTGCCAGGCTGGTGGGGGAACTTCCCCGGCTGGCGCGCAGAAAGCCCGTCACGACAGGGATGCGCGCGTCGGAGATCGGGGAATACCAGGCGGAAATCATCGTCAAAAACGGGCTGAAAGCATTCGGCCTGTCGGAGGAGGAGCTGCTGGCCACGCCCTACAGCCACCCGTCCAAACTCATCATCGCCCTGGCCGTCAGGCAAAGCACGCTGGTACCGTATGCATGGATCAGCAACCGGCTGCACATGGGCATTCCCAAATCCATGGGAACTTTGCTCCACCGGGCAAAAAAAATGGCGGAAACGGATTTGAAAACGCGGGCATGGATCGAGCGCCTGAGCTCCTGA
- the gdhA gene encoding NADP-specific glutamate dehydrogenase gives MAQTYSQRVLDLVKAKHSHEKEFIQAVQEVLSTIEPVLAANSKYEDHAILERIVEPERTILFRVPWIDDQGKVQVNRGYRVEFNSAIGPYKGGLRFHPSVNLGILKFLGFEQVFKNSLTTLPMGGGKGGSDFDPKGKSDNEVMRFCQSFMTELQRHIGADTDVPAGDIGVGGREIGYLFGQYKRIRNEFTGVLTGKSLNWGGSLIRPEATGYGCVYFAQNMLATRNDDLQGKVCLVSGSGNVAQYTVEKLNELGAKAVTMSDSNGYVYDPDGISPEKLAWVMELKNKRRGRIAEYVKQFPKAQYFEGQRPWSVPCDCAFPSATQNEINGEDARTLIKNGCTLVAEGANMPTDLEGIETYLAAKILYGPAKAANAGGVATSGLEMSQNSQRLSWTREEVDHKLKTIMANIHANAVAHAQEYSSDKSFTNYVTGANIAGFVKVADSMIDQGVV, from the coding sequence ATGGCACAGACATATTCCCAGCGCGTGCTCGACTTGGTCAAGGCCAAGCATAGCCACGAAAAAGAATTCATCCAGGCCGTTCAGGAAGTGCTCAGCACGATTGAACCGGTTTTGGCCGCGAATTCCAAGTATGAAGACCACGCGATTCTGGAACGGATCGTGGAACCGGAAAGAACCATTCTGTTCCGCGTGCCGTGGATCGATGACCAGGGCAAGGTTCAGGTGAACCGCGGGTACCGTGTGGAATTCAACAGCGCCATCGGGCCGTACAAGGGCGGTCTCCGCTTCCACCCCAGCGTCAACCTCGGCATCCTGAAGTTCCTGGGTTTTGAACAGGTTTTCAAAAATTCCCTCACCACCCTCCCCATGGGCGGCGGCAAGGGCGGTTCCGACTTCGACCCCAAGGGTAAGAGCGATAATGAAGTGATGCGCTTCTGCCAGAGCTTCATGACGGAGCTTCAGCGCCACATCGGCGCGGATACGGACGTTCCCGCGGGGGACATCGGCGTGGGCGGCCGCGAAATCGGCTACCTGTTCGGACAGTACAAGAGAATCCGCAACGAATTCACCGGCGTTCTCACCGGCAAGAGCCTGAACTGGGGCGGTTCCCTCATCCGTCCGGAAGCCACCGGCTACGGCTGCGTGTACTTCGCCCAGAACATGCTTGCCACCCGCAACGACGACCTGCAGGGCAAGGTCTGCCTGGTGTCCGGTTCCGGCAATGTAGCCCAGTACACGGTGGAAAAACTTAACGAACTGGGCGCGAAGGCGGTCACGATGTCCGACTCCAACGGCTATGTTTACGATCCGGACGGCATTTCTCCGGAAAAACTGGCCTGGGTCATGGAACTCAAGAACAAGCGCCGCGGACGCATCGCGGAATACGTGAAGCAGTTCCCGAAGGCCCAGTACTTTGAAGGCCAGCGCCCCTGGAGCGTTCCGTGCGACTGCGCCTTCCCCTCCGCCACGCAGAATGAAATCAACGGGGAAGACGCCCGCACCCTCATCAAGAACGGCTGCACCCTGGTGGCGGAAGGCGCCAACATGCCTACGGACCTGGAAGGCATTGAAACTTACCTGGCCGCCAAGATCCTGTACGGGCCGGCCAAGGCCGCCAACGCCGGCGGGGTGGCCACCTCCGGGCTGGAAATGTCCCAGAACAGCCAGCGTCTCTCCTGGACGCGTGAAGAAGTGGACCACAAGCTGAAGACCATCATGGCCAACATCCACGCAAACGCCGTGGCCCACGCCCAGGAATACTCCTCCGACAAATCCTTCACCAACTACGTCACCGGCGCCAACATCGCCGGCTTCGTGAAAGTGGCGGATTCCATGATCGACCAGGGGGTAGTCTGA